A window of the Sneathiella sp. P13V-1 genome harbors these coding sequences:
- a CDS encoding ABC-F family ATP-binding cassette domain-containing protein, with product MLHIKNITYRVAGRTLLEETSLHIPVGHKIGLIGRNGTGKSTLLKLITGEIHPEGGSIRLQNGAKLGVLPQEAPSGPESLLETVLDADIERKNLLNEAETAEDPQRIAEIYTRLADINSHTAESRAAKILTGLGFDFEAQQRPCSSYSGGWRTRVALAATLFAEPDLLLLDEPSNYLDLEATLWLENFLRNYPRTLVMVSHDRNLLNNVIETIVHLDQLKLVKYNGNYDFFEKTRAEKLALDAAMAKKQDTQRKHLQSFVDRFRAKASKARQAQSRVKMLEKMKPIASAMEEYSVNFSFPSPAPLSSPIVTMENCEVGYEATKPILKRLNLRLDMEDRIALLGPNGNGKSTFAKLLAGKLRAETGQFAKSGKLKIGFFGQHTLDDLHPEDTAYQHLVERMGNGREAVVRSKLGQFGFSKDKSDVAVKKLSGGEKARLIFCLLSIDAPHLLILDEPTNHLDVDAREALIQGLNEFEGAVILISHDPHLVALVADSLWLVSGGTVTTYDGDIDDYKKQVIDQARNGGSGNSPSAVSEEKQPNSGKARGNSKEARKARAEARALLAPKKKAVQKLEKQIQSLQQEIEKLEIKLADPTTYEKGADYQASVSTEIGRLKAEQEQTEENWLIALEELEELENS from the coding sequence ATGCTTCATATCAAAAACATTACATATCGCGTTGCAGGGCGTACGCTGCTGGAAGAGACATCTCTCCACATCCCCGTTGGTCACAAAATTGGCCTGATCGGCAGGAACGGTACAGGCAAGTCTACGCTGCTAAAGCTGATCACCGGGGAAATTCATCCCGAAGGTGGCAGCATCCGTTTGCAAAATGGAGCAAAACTTGGCGTCCTGCCGCAGGAAGCACCCTCTGGACCAGAAAGTCTGCTTGAAACCGTGTTGGATGCGGATATTGAGCGGAAAAACCTGTTGAACGAAGCAGAGACCGCAGAAGACCCACAGCGGATCGCGGAAATCTATACACGCTTGGCCGATATCAATTCTCATACAGCAGAAAGCCGGGCGGCAAAAATCCTGACCGGTTTAGGATTTGATTTTGAAGCTCAGCAGAGGCCATGCTCCTCTTATTCTGGTGGATGGCGAACCCGTGTGGCTCTTGCGGCTACACTATTTGCTGAACCTGACCTCTTACTGCTGGATGAGCCATCCAACTATCTGGATCTGGAGGCAACACTGTGGCTGGAGAACTTTCTAAGAAATTACCCTCGCACTCTGGTCATGGTCAGTCACGACAGAAATCTGTTGAATAATGTGATCGAAACAATTGTTCATTTGGATCAATTAAAACTAGTTAAATACAATGGTAATTACGACTTCTTTGAAAAAACCCGGGCAGAAAAACTGGCACTTGATGCTGCCATGGCGAAAAAACAGGACACGCAACGTAAACATCTGCAATCTTTTGTAGATCGTTTTCGAGCGAAAGCCAGTAAAGCACGTCAGGCGCAAAGCCGCGTTAAGATGCTGGAAAAAATGAAACCAATCGCTTCCGCTATGGAAGAATATTCGGTCAACTTCTCATTTCCCTCTCCTGCACCGCTTTCATCTCCAATTGTTACCATGGAAAATTGCGAAGTTGGATATGAAGCGACAAAACCAATTCTAAAGCGACTCAATCTGCGACTAGATATGGAAGATCGTATTGCGTTGTTAGGGCCAAACGGGAACGGTAAATCAACATTTGCAAAGTTACTGGCTGGCAAGTTGCGCGCAGAAACCGGTCAATTTGCAAAATCGGGTAAATTGAAGATCGGTTTCTTTGGCCAACATACATTGGACGATCTACACCCTGAAGACACAGCCTATCAGCACCTTGTGGAACGCATGGGCAATGGACGGGAAGCAGTCGTACGGTCAAAGTTGGGACAATTTGGATTTTCAAAAGATAAATCTGATGTCGCCGTGAAAAAACTCTCAGGTGGTGAAAAGGCCCGACTAATTTTCTGCCTGCTTTCTATCGATGCGCCACATCTTCTAATTCTCGATGAGCCAACCAACCATTTGGATGTAGACGCCCGTGAAGCACTCATTCAAGGGTTAAACGAATTTGAAGGCGCTGTCATTCTCATCAGCCATGATCCTCACTTGGTAGCCCTTGTTGCTGACAGTTTATGGTTGGTATCTGGTGGAACCGTCACAACCTATGACGGTGATATCGATGACTACAAAAAACAGGTGATTGACCAGGCCAGAAATGGTGGCAGTGGGAACTCCCCATCTGCGGTTAGCGAAGAAAAACAACCTAACTCTGGTAAGGCACGGGGCAACAGCAAAGAGGCCCGTAAAGCGCGCGCCGAAGCTCGTGCACTTCTTGCACCAAAGAAAAAGGCCGTGCAAAAACTCGAGAAACAAATCCAAAGCCTACAGCAGGAAATTGAAAAACTGGAAATTAAGCTAGCGGATCCGACCACATACGAAAAAGGTGCCGATTACCAGGCTAGTGTTTCTACAGAAATTGGAAGATTGAAGGCTGAACAAGAGCAAACAGAAGAAAACTGGCTGATTGCTCTGGAAGAATTGGAAGAACTGGAGAATAGTTAG
- the ndk gene encoding nucleoside-diphosphate kinase has translation MALERTFSIIKPDATRRNLTGGINAMLEEAGLRIVAQKRIQMTRENAETFYAVHKERPFFGELVDFMISGPVVVQVLEGENAILKNREVMGATNPEDADEGTIRKTFAESIEANSVHGSDSAENAAIEIAYFFSGAEIVG, from the coding sequence ATGGCGCTAGAACGCACATTCTCAATTATTAAACCAGATGCAACTCGTCGTAACCTGACTGGTGGCATTAACGCAATGCTGGAAGAAGCTGGTCTTCGTATTGTCGCTCAGAAGCGCATCCAGATGACACGTGAAAACGCAGAAACTTTCTACGCTGTTCACAAAGAACGTCCTTTCTTCGGTGAACTGGTAGACTTTATGATTTCCGGTCCTGTTGTTGTGCAGGTTCTTGAAGGTGAAAATGCGATCCTGAAAAACCGCGAAGTTATGGGTGCAACTAACCCTGAAGATGCAGACGAAGGCACAATTCGTAAAACTTTCGCAGAAAGCATCGAAGCTAACTCTGTACACGGTTCCGACAGCGCAGAAAATGCAGCTATCGAAATTGCTTACTTCTTCTCCGGCGCTGAAATCGTTGGATAA
- a CDS encoding bactofilin family protein, whose product MFSSGNDKKNMSSDTMPSIIAKGLVVTGDLISDGEVQIDGIVKGNIQATTITIGETSHVTGDVDADNVTIRGKVDGNITGCNVAISATASVKGDVTNSSLQIEPGAKIDGHCRHSDTPRENPDLVINFAESAEAAAEK is encoded by the coding sequence ATGTTTTCAAGTGGTAATGACAAGAAAAATATGTCTAGCGATACCATGCCCTCCATCATCGCGAAAGGACTGGTTGTTACTGGCGACCTGATCTCAGACGGTGAAGTACAGATTGACGGTATTGTTAAAGGCAATATTCAAGCCACCACAATAACCATTGGTGAAACATCCCATGTGACGGGTGATGTTGATGCAGACAATGTAACGATCCGCGGTAAGGTTGATGGTAACATTACGGGCTGCAACGTTGCAATTAGCGCGACTGCCAGCGTTAAAGGGGACGTTACCAACAGTTCATTGCAAATTGAACCTGGTGCAAAAATTGACGGCCACTGTCGTCACAGCGACACACCAAGAGAAAACCCGGATCTGGTTATAAATTTTGCTGAATCTGCAGAAGCCGCAGCTGAAAAATGA
- a CDS encoding M23 family metallopeptidase, producing the protein MKKIPVLERAFSDRQIIISQNGTPTYLNLGKKKQIAAAVCGVSLIALVGTLSFKVIDLSDQVDFRDQQLTELQDKVRSVSSNLLHTKASLKITKNELDQQYTRLEDILNQRQNLEKTLQAATQNLQKTATDLSSRDQYAKDLEDRIDMLSSRLQHTNLRSEDLSLEITRVTKKLYQTTEERDQQAEAKLIAQKKLTSLKRELQIFQSTKDEIYNELQQTKRKLTTYDKERLEKESTLENLHNEVASLKNRLSKISTENKALIERVHAQAELGIDALHETITLTGLDPDKILAPDNIEGIGGPLHGVSQTGELLEKEQQYYEDAQKMEASLARWNTLNKIMKNIPLARPTDRGYVSSSYGQRSDPVTKRKAFHSGIDISGPKNTKILATAPGKVIKAGRYGPYGLMVEIDHGQGFKTKYGHMKRIHVKKGDTVNFRTKIGTMGSSGRSTGRHVHYEIWYNDKTLNPANFFKAGNYAFKTDSVSTD; encoded by the coding sequence ATGAAGAAGATACCTGTTTTAGAACGGGCCTTTTCCGATCGGCAAATTATCATCAGCCAAAACGGAACCCCCACCTATCTTAATTTGGGGAAAAAGAAGCAGATCGCAGCAGCCGTTTGCGGTGTTTCATTGATTGCTCTTGTTGGTACCCTCAGCTTCAAAGTTATCGACCTTTCCGATCAGGTCGATTTTCGGGATCAGCAACTTACCGAGCTCCAGGATAAGGTGAGAAGTGTTTCCTCAAACCTTCTTCACACCAAAGCCAGCCTTAAAATCACTAAAAACGAACTGGATCAACAATATACTCGCTTGGAAGATATTCTGAACCAGCGTCAGAATTTGGAAAAAACACTGCAGGCCGCTACTCAAAACCTGCAAAAGACGGCGACTGACCTGAGCAGCCGTGATCAATATGCCAAAGATCTTGAAGATCGAATTGATATGCTGTCATCCCGCTTACAGCATACTAATCTGCGGAGCGAAGATCTGTCGCTGGAAATCACGCGTGTAACAAAGAAGTTATATCAAACGACAGAAGAGCGGGATCAGCAGGCTGAAGCCAAACTGATCGCCCAGAAAAAACTTACTTCGTTGAAACGCGAACTGCAGATTTTCCAATCTACTAAAGATGAAATCTACAACGAGCTGCAGCAGACGAAACGCAAGCTGACAACATACGATAAAGAACGTCTGGAGAAAGAAAGCACGCTTGAAAACCTTCATAATGAAGTGGCGTCTTTGAAAAATCGTTTGTCAAAAATTTCAACTGAAAACAAAGCGTTAATTGAAAGAGTTCACGCGCAAGCCGAACTTGGTATAGATGCTTTGCATGAAACGATTACTCTTACCGGTCTGGATCCTGACAAAATCCTGGCGCCTGATAACATCGAAGGTATTGGCGGCCCACTGCACGGTGTGTCTCAAACTGGTGAATTGCTGGAGAAAGAACAGCAATATTACGAAGACGCCCAAAAAATGGAAGCGAGCCTCGCCCGCTGGAATACACTCAACAAAATCATGAAGAACATCCCACTCGCCCGCCCAACGGATCGGGGATATGTTTCTTCAAGCTACGGCCAACGCAGTGACCCCGTGACCAAACGCAAAGCGTTCCACTCCGGTATTGATATTAGCGGTCCCAAAAATACGAAAATTCTGGCGACTGCACCGGGTAAGGTGATTAAAGCCGGTCGATATGGCCCTTACGGCCTGATGGTTGAAATCGATCACGGACAAGGCTTCAAAACAAAATACGGCCATATGAAACGTATCCACGTCAAAAAGGGCGATACCGTTAATTTCCGGACAAAAATCGGTACAATGGGATCAAGTGGACGCAGTACCGGACGTCATGTACATTATGAAATCTGGTACAATGACAAGACACTCAATCCAGCGAATTTCTTTAAAGCCGGAAATTACGCGTTTAAAACAGATAGCGTCTCAACTGATTAG
- a CDS encoding ferritin-like domain-containing protein: MTTLCDFALEILSTSDAAEKARLSEQYAERWWADSSMEVGKVTPPDRPARPEKPELLPPTEMPKRRGKSEKARATLLHAVLHIELNAIDLAWDVIARFSDSEMPREFFDDWVKVGAEEGKHFRLLSARVEKLGYKYGDFPAHNGLWEAAYDTRHDICARLAVVPMVLEARGLDVTPGMIERFAKMEDFASIDILKIILTEEIGHVATGNRWFHFLCGKLGESPREYWQKLVRENFRGLLKPPFNEEARTEADLTPDYYLPLSAKN, translated from the coding sequence ATGACCACCCTTTGTGATTTTGCCCTAGAAATCCTGTCCACCAGTGACGCCGCAGAAAAAGCGCGCCTCAGCGAACAATATGCGGAGCGTTGGTGGGCAGACAGCAGTATGGAAGTTGGTAAAGTCACCCCACCGGACCGCCCCGCAAGACCTGAAAAGCCAGAGCTGCTTCCGCCAACAGAGATGCCCAAAAGACGCGGCAAATCTGAAAAGGCACGCGCAACCCTTCTTCATGCCGTTCTTCATATCGAACTCAATGCAATTGATCTGGCTTGGGATGTCATAGCGCGCTTCAGTGACAGTGAAATGCCGCGCGAGTTTTTCGACGATTGGGTAAAAGTGGGCGCAGAAGAAGGAAAGCATTTTCGCCTTCTGTCAGCGCGCGTTGAAAAGCTGGGATATAAATATGGCGACTTCCCCGCCCATAACGGGCTTTGGGAAGCGGCATACGATACCCGCCATGATATCTGCGCCAGACTTGCTGTTGTTCCGATGGTTCTGGAGGCTAGAGGTCTTGATGTGACCCCCGGAATGATCGAGCGATTCGCAAAAATGGAGGATTTTGCGAGCATCGATATCCTTAAAATTATCTTAACAGAGGAAATTGGACATGTTGCTACAGGCAACCGCTGGTTCCATTTCCTTTGCGGAAAGCTGGGTGAAAGCCCACGCGAATATTGGCAAAAACTTGTCCGTGAAAACTTCAGAGGCCTTTTAAAACCACCCTTTAACGAAGAAGCGCGAACTGAAGCCGACCTCACACCTGACTATTATTTACCCTTGAGCGCCAAAAACTAG
- a CDS encoding peroxiredoxin, translating to MEEGQKVVAFDMPTDTVGNVSNESLMGSPYIIYFYPKDSTPGCTNEAKDFTALKSEFDALGVKIIGVSKDSLKRHENFRNKQELDVILASDEGTEFCEAFGVWVEKNMYGRKYMGIERATFLIDAEGTVRNVWRKVKVKGHADAVLEAAKAL from the coding sequence ATGGAAGAAGGACAAAAAGTCGTCGCTTTTGACATGCCAACGGATACAGTTGGAAACGTTAGCAATGAAAGCCTGATGGGAAGTCCCTACATAATCTACTTCTACCCAAAAGACAGCACACCAGGCTGCACAAATGAAGCAAAGGATTTTACAGCACTGAAATCCGAATTTGATGCTCTTGGTGTTAAAATCATCGGGGTTTCCAAAGACAGCCTAAAGCGTCATGAAAATTTCCGGAATAAACAGGAACTGGATGTCATTCTGGCGAGTGATGAAGGCACTGAGTTTTGCGAAGCTTTCGGCGTTTGGGTCGAGAAAAACATGTATGGCCGCAAATATATGGGTATTGAGCGCGCTACCTTCCTGATTGACGCAGAAGGCACTGTTCGCAATGTCTGGCGCAAAGTGAAGGTGAAAGGCCACGCAGACGCTGTTCTGGAGGCTGCAAAAGCACTTTAA